The nucleotide sequence GTCCCCGGGGGCCTCGCTGGGCCGGGCAGGGGCCGGGCGGTCGGCTCGGCGGGACGCGCGCCGGTGGTCTCGGCCGGAACGGCGTTGCTCTGGTACGGGTGTGAGGGCACGTCACCAGCATGCCCTGCGCCACCGACAGCGGGCCCGGGAGGCCCGTACACCCGGGCGGGCTCACGACGCGCCGCCGTACGCCACGTCCGCTACGCCGGTCGGCGCACTCCGATCTGCGCGTGCCCCGCCTCCTTCCTACGGTGGCTGAATGATCGTCACGTCAGCTGTTCGTCATGCCGCCGCCGGTAGCGCGGCGGTGCTGTTCGTGCTGCCCGTTCCGGCGGCCACGGCGTCTCCTGTCACCTCCGCCCCGACGGTCGCCTCGGCCGCGGCGTTCCGGGAGCCCACGCCGCCCGTCCGGCAGTACGTCGACCCGGCCCGGCTGAACCGGAAGGGGACCCAGGTGCAGCCGCTGCCGGGCGCGCCCGGCGTGCCCGAGGTCTCCGCGCTCTCCTGGGTGGTGGCGGACGCCTCATCGGGAGAGGTGCTCGCCGCGCGGAACGCGCACCGGAAGCTGCCGCCGGCCAGCACCCTCAAGGCGCTGTTCGCCCTCACCGCGCTCCCCTACCAGGAGCCGTCCGCCCAGCACACCGTGGCCGATTCCGAGCTGACCGGGATCGGCGACGGCAGCAGCCTGGTCGGGGTCAAGGAGGGGTACACGTACAAGGTCTCCGACCTGTGGAACGGGGTGTTCCTGAGCTCGGGGAACGACGCGGTGCACGTCCTGGCGGCCATGAACGGCGGCTGGGAGTCGATGTCCCGGCGGATGCAGGAGAAGGCGCGGTCGCTCGGGGCCATGGACACGCACGTGGTGTCGCCCGACGGGTACGACGCGCCGGGACAGGTGTCCTCGGCGTACGACCTGGCGGTGTTCGGCAGGGCCGGCCTCCAGGACCCGGCGTTCACCAAGTACTGCTCGACGGCGTACGCGGACTTCCCCGCGGGCTCCTGGTCGTACGGCATCGCCAACACCAACCGGCTGCTCACCGGTGCGGACGGCGTGGCCCGCTACCCCGGGCTGATCGGCATCAAGAACGGCTACACGAGCAACGCGGGCAACACGCTGATCTCCGCGGCCCGGCGCGGGGACCGGACCCTGGTCGTGTCGGTGATGAACCCGCAGGGCGGCGGCGGGCTCGCGGTGTACGAGGAGGCCCGGGACCTCCTCGACTGGGGCTTCGCGGCGGCGGGGCGGGTCCAGCCGGTGGGCTCGCTGCTGCCGGTACGGACGAAGGCGGCCGGTTCGGCGGCGCGGGCCGTGTCGGTGACCCGTGAAGGGCCCGCCGGGCGGGACGGCCGGGCAGCGGGTGCCGCGCCGCGTGCCGGGTCGGAGCCGGCGGCGGGCGGGGACGCGCGCGTGGCGGCGCCCTCGGGTGCCTCGGCGGGGCTTCCGCTGGCCCTGGTGGGCTCGGCCTGCGCGGCGGCGCTCGCGCTCTGGGCCCTGCGGCGCAGGGCCGCCCGCCGGGCGGGCTGAGCGCCCGGGCGGGGGCGTGCCCGCCCCTTGGACCGCCGGTCGTGCGGCGCCACTGGAGACGCCGGACCGGGTCGTGCCGGCGACGGTTCGGCGGGCGCCGCACGGTCCGGCTCCTAGCCTGCGGGAACACCGTGCGGGAGAGTCCCGGACGGTCTTTCCGAGGGAGTCGTGCGATGACGGAGCGGACGCTTGCGGGGCGGATCGCCGAGCGGTTCCGGGAGGTGAACGGCGACCATCCGATGACCGCGGCCGACGACGCGTACGTCACCGCCCAGTTCGTCCCCCTGGAGGAGCTGTGCGCCGCGCTGGGGCGGGACGCCGACGGGGCCCGGCGGCTGATGCTGGAGGGGCTGCTCCCGCTGCCGGGCTATCTGCGCTCGGACGGCGCCGAGATGGTGCCGCGCGATCTGTTCTCGCTGACGGGGGCCGCGGGAGGATCCGAGCGGCTGCGCGCGTGGTTCACGGGGCACTGGGAGGACCGGGCGCGGGGCGAGGCGGAGTGGGTGGCGTATCTGAGCGGCCGGTACGTCTGTCTCCACACGGTGACGCCAGCGCACATCCGGCGGAAGGACGAGCTGACGGCGGAGATCGCCGAACTGCTGGCGGGGGTTTCCGGCGGGCCCACGGGGACCGGGGAGGGTCCGGCCGTGGCCGACCCCTCCCCCGAGTGGCGTAAGGCGCTGCACGCGCGCGTGGACGAGCTCGACGCCCTGGAGCCCGCGTTCACGGCGTACGACCGGCTGCGCTTCGGCGGCCCCACTTCGCGGGACCTGTGCGTGGACGCGCCCCGCGCCCTGTTCCCCCTGGCCGACGTGGGCGTCGTGGACGGCGTGGGCGGCGGGGGCGGCCCGGCGGTGTGAGGACACGGACCGCCGGGCCGCCGCCACCGGGTGTCCGGCGGCGTCCGGCGGGCCGTCAGGCGCCCACGTACGCCGCCAGGTGCTCGCCGGTGATCGTGGAGCGGGCGGCCACCAGCTCGGCGGGCGTGCCCTCGAAGACGATCGTTCCGCCGTCGTGACCGGCGCCGGGGCCGAGGTCGATGATCCAGTCGGCGTGGGCCATGACCGCCTGGTGGTGCTCGACGACGATCACGGACTTGCCGGAGTCCACGAGCCGGTCGAGCAGCCCGAGCAGCTGTTCGACATCGGCCAGGTGCAGACCCGTGGTCGGCTCGTCGAGGATGTACACCCCGCCCTTCTCGGCCATGTTGGTGGCCAGCTTGAGCCGCTGGCGCTCACCGCCCGAGAGGGTGGTGAGGGGCTGGCCGAGGCTGAGGTAGCCGAGGCCGACGTCGGCGAGCCGGGCCAGGATGCGCTGGGCTGCCGGGGTGCTTGCCTCGCCGGAGCCGAAGAACTCCACGGCCTCGGTGACGGACATCGCGAGCACCTCGCTGATGTCCCGGCCGCCGAGGAGGTATTCGAGGACCGAGGCCTGGAACCGCTTGCCCTCGCAGTCCTCGCAGGTGGACGTGACGCCGGCCATGATCCCGAGGTCGGTGTAGATGACGCCCGC is from Streptomyces venezuelae ATCC 10712 and encodes:
- a CDS encoding D-alanyl-D-alanine carboxypeptidase family protein, giving the protein MIVTSAVRHAAAGSAAVLFVLPVPAATASPVTSAPTVASAAAFREPTPPVRQYVDPARLNRKGTQVQPLPGAPGVPEVSALSWVVADASSGEVLAARNAHRKLPPASTLKALFALTALPYQEPSAQHTVADSELTGIGDGSSLVGVKEGYTYKVSDLWNGVFLSSGNDAVHVLAAMNGGWESMSRRMQEKARSLGAMDTHVVSPDGYDAPGQVSSAYDLAVFGRAGLQDPAFTKYCSTAYADFPAGSWSYGIANTNRLLTGADGVARYPGLIGIKNGYTSNAGNTLISAARRGDRTLVVSVMNPQGGGGLAVYEEARDLLDWGFAAAGRVQPVGSLLPVRTKAAGSAARAVSVTREGPAGRDGRAAGAAPRAGSEPAAGGDARVAAPSGASAGLPLALVGSACAAALALWALRRRAARRAG
- a CDS encoding DUF6058 family natural product biosynthesis protein is translated as MTERTLAGRIAERFREVNGDHPMTAADDAYVTAQFVPLEELCAALGRDADGARRLMLEGLLPLPGYLRSDGAEMVPRDLFSLTGAAGGSERLRAWFTGHWEDRARGEAEWVAYLSGRYVCLHTVTPAHIRRKDELTAEIAELLAGVSGGPTGTGEGPAVADPSPEWRKALHARVDELDALEPAFTAYDRLRFGGPTSRDLCVDAPRALFPLADVGVVDGVGGGGGPAV